A stretch of Vigna angularis cultivar LongXiaoDou No.4 chromosome 4, ASM1680809v1, whole genome shotgun sequence DNA encodes these proteins:
- the LOC108330044 gene encoding galactinol--sucrose galactosyltransferase — protein MAPSLSKTVQLGSLGLVPDNSPLSITLNGSNFLANGHPFLTEVPPNITATPSPSVYSKATDTVVGCFVGFHAEEPRSRHVVPLGKLRGIRFMSLFRFKVWWTTHWVGSNGHEVEHETQMILLDKNDSLGRPYVLLLPILQGSFRASLQPGLDDYVDLCVESGSTRVTASSFGSCLYLHVGDDPFRLVSEAAKVVRMHLGTFKLLEEKTAPAIIDKFGWCTWDAFYLKVQPLGVWEGVKGLVEGGCPPGMVLIDDGWQSICNDEDPVTDQVGVNRTSAGEQMPCRLVKFEENYKFRDYRSVEGSEKGLGAFVRDLKKRFRSVEHVYVWHALCGYWGGVRPEVPGMPEAKLVTPKLSQGLKMTMEDLAVDKIVNNGVGLVPPHLAHRLYEGLHSRLESAGIDGVKVDVIHLLEMLSEEFGGRVELARDYYKALTASVKKHFKGNGVIASMEHCNDFFLLGTETIALGRVGDDFWCTDPSGDPNGTYWLQGCHMVHCAYNSLWMGNFIHPDWDMFQSTHPCAEFHAASRAISGGPIYVSDCVGKHNFKLLKSLSLPDGTILRCQHYALPTRDSLFEDPLHDGKTMLKIWNLNKYTGVLGVFNCQGGGWCPVTRRNKSASEFSHAVTCWASPEDIEWSNGKVAVSIKGVDVFAVYLLKEKKVKLMKWSEKLEVSLEPFSFELLTVSPVRVLSKGLIKFAPIGLVNMLNCGGAIECVEFDDERDVVKIGVRGCGEMRVLSSEKPIGCKIDGVAVKFQYEDRMVRLQVPWPTSSKFSMLQFLF, from the exons ATGGCTCCGAGCTTAAGCAAAACAGTGCAACTAGGTTCGTTAGGTCTGGTCCCCGACAATTCACCCTTGTCCATAACCTTAAACGGCTCCAACTTCCTGGCTAACGGCCACCCTTTTCTGACGGAAGTCCCGCCCAACATAACGGCCACCCCTTCGCCCTCAGTGTATTCTAAAGCCACCGACACGGTGGTGGGTTGCTTCGTGGGGTTCCACGCGGAGGAGCCGAGGAGCCGCCACGTGGTACCTCTGGGGAAGCTGAGGGGCATAAGGTTCATGAGTTTATTCCGGTTCAAGGTGTGGTGGACCACGCACTGGGTTGGAAGCAACGGCCACGAGGTAGAACACGAAACCCAAATGATCCTTCTCGACAAGAATGACTCGCTGGGTCGTCCCTACGTCTTGCTGCTTCCCATTCTCCAAGGCTCCTTCCGAGCCTCCCTCCAACCTGGCTTAGATGACTACGTGGACCTTTGCGTCGAGAGCGGCTCCACACGTGTCACTGCCTCCAGCTTCGGGAGCTGCTTGTACCTCCACGTCGGCGATGATCCCTTTCGCTTGGTAAGTGAAGCAGCCAAAGTGGTTAGAATGCATTTGGGGACTTTCAAGCTTCTGGAGGAGAAAACCGCGCCAG CGATAATAGATAAGTTTGGATGGTGTACGTGGGACGCGTTTTACCTGAAGGTGCAACCATTAGGGGTGTGGGAAGGGGTGAAGGGCCTTGTGGAGGGAGGGTGCCCTCCGGGGATGGTCCTAATAGACGATGGGTGGCAATCAATTTGTAACGATGAGGATCCCGTGACGGACCAAGTGGGTGTGAACCGAACCTCCGCTGGGGAGCAAATGCCGTGCAGGCTCGTGAAGTTCGAGGAAAATTACAAGTTCAGGGATTATCGTAGTGTTGAAGGGTCTGAGAAAGGTTTGGGCGCGTTCGTTAGGGATTTGAAGAAGCGGTTTAGGAGCGTGGAGCATGTGTATGTTTGGCACGCGCTCTGTGGATACTGGGGTGGGGTCAGACCTGAGGTTCCGGGCATGCCCGAAGCTAAGCTTGTTACTCCGAAGCTGTCGCAGGGGTTAAAAATGACAATGGAAGATTTAGCGGTGGATAAGATCGTGAATAACGGTGTGGGACTCGTGCCACCTCACCTCGCTCACCGTTTGTACGAGGGGCTCCACTCGCGTTTGGAATCGGCGGGAATTGACGGCGTCAAAGTTGACGTTATACAT CTGCTGGAAATGCTCTCAGAGGAATTCGGTGGGCGTGTTGAGTTAGCCAGAGATTATTACAAAGCACTCACTGCATCGGTGAAGAAGCATTTCAAAGGCAATGGAGTCATTGCAAGCATGGAGCACTGTAATGATTTCTTTCTCCTTGGCACCGAAACAATAGCCCTTGGTCGCGTAG GAGACGATTTCTGGTGCACTGATCCCTCTGGGGATCCAAACGGAACGTATTGGCTCCAAGGGTGCCACATGGTGCATTGTGCTTACAACAGTTTATGGATGGGAAATTTTATTCACCCAGATTGGGACATGTTTCAATCTACTCACCCATGTGCTGAATTCCATGCTGCTTCCAGAGCCATCTCTGGTGGACCCATTTACGTCAGTGATTGTGTTGGAAAGCACAACTTCAAGCTGCTCAAGAGCCTCTCTTTGCCCGATGGCACCATCTTGCGTTGCCAACATTATGCACTCCCCACAAGAGATTCTTTGTTTGAAGACCCTTTACACGATGGGAAAACAATGCTCAAAATTTGGAATCTCAACAAA TATACAGGTGTGTTGGGTGTGTTTAACTGCCAAGGAGGAGGGTGGTGTCCTGTGACGCGGCGAAACAAGAGTGCCTCTGAATTCTCACACGCTGTGACATGCTGGGCGAGTCCTGAAGATATTGAATGGAGCAATGGAAAAGTTGCAGTGAGCATAAAAGGGGTGGATGTGTTTGCTGTGTATTTGTTGAAGGAGAAGAAAGTGAAGCTGATGAAATGGTCAGAGAAATTGGAAGTTTCACTGGAGCCATTTAGTTTTGAGCTGTTGACAGTGTCTCCGGTGAGAGTGTTATCAAAGGGGTTGATTAAATTTGCTCCAATTGGATTAGTGAACATGCTTAACTGTGGTGGTGCTATTGAGTGTGTGGAGTTTGATGATGAGAGAGATGTGGTGAAAATTGGAGTGAGGGGTTGTGGGGAGATGAGGGTATTGTCATCGGAGAAGCCAATTGGTTGCAAAATAGATGGAGTAGCTGTCAAATTTCAGTATGAGGATAGAATGGTGAGACTACAAGTTCCTTGGCCTACTTCTTCGAAATTCTCAATGCTtcagtttttgttttga